A genome region from Pseudomonas sp. N3-W includes the following:
- a CDS encoding fumarate hydratase codes for MTVIKQDDLIQSVADALQFISYYHPVDFIQAMHEAYLREESPAARDSMAQILINSRMCATGHRPICQDTGIVTVFVRVGMDVRWDGATMGLDDMINEGVRRAYNLPENVLRASILADPAGARKNTKDNTPAVIHYSIVPGNTVEVDVAAKGGGSENKSKMAMLNPSDSIVDWVLKTVPTMGAGWCPPGMLGIGIGGTAEKAAVMAKEVLMESIDIHELKKRGPSNRIEEMRLELFEKVNQLGIGAQGLGGLTTVLDVKIMDYPTHAASLPVCMIPNCAATRHAHFVLDGSGPASLEAPPLDAYPQIVWEAGPSARRVNLDTLTPEDVQSWKPGETVLLNGKMLTGRDAAHKRMVEMLNKGETLPVDLKGRFIYYVGPVDPVREEVVGPAGPTTATRMDKFTRQILEQTGLLGMIGKSERGPTAIEAIKDHKAVYLMAVGGAAYLVAQAIKKSRVVAFAELGMEAIYEFDVKDMPVTVAVDSKGESVHITGPAIWQKKISESLAVEVQ; via the coding sequence ATGACCGTGATCAAGCAAGACGACCTGATTCAGAGCGTTGCCGACGCCCTGCAGTTCATTTCCTATTACCACCCCGTGGATTTCATCCAGGCGATGCACGAAGCCTACCTGCGCGAAGAATCGCCAGCGGCCCGTGACTCCATGGCGCAGATCCTGATCAACTCGCGCATGTGCGCCACCGGCCATCGTCCGATCTGCCAGGACACCGGCATCGTGACCGTGTTCGTGCGTGTGGGCATGGACGTGCGTTGGGATGGTGCCACCATGGGCCTGGACGACATGATCAACGAAGGCGTGCGCCGGGCTTACAACCTGCCGGAAAACGTCCTGCGTGCCTCGATCCTCGCCGACCCGGCGGGCGCTCGCAAGAACACCAAGGACAACACCCCGGCCGTGATTCACTATTCCATCGTTCCGGGTAACACCGTGGAAGTGGACGTGGCTGCCAAGGGCGGCGGCTCCGAGAACAAGTCGAAAATGGCCATGCTCAACCCGTCCGACTCGATCGTCGACTGGGTTCTGAAGACCGTGCCGACCATGGGCGCCGGCTGGTGCCCACCGGGCATGCTCGGTATCGGCATCGGCGGCACCGCCGAGAAAGCCGCGGTCATGGCCAAGGAAGTGTTGATGGAATCCATCGACATTCACGAGCTGAAAAAGCGTGGCCCGTCCAACCGTATCGAGGAGATGCGTCTGGAGCTGTTCGAGAAGGTCAACCAACTGGGTATCGGCGCCCAGGGCCTGGGTGGCCTGACCACCGTGCTCGACGTGAAAATCATGGACTACCCGACCCACGCAGCCTCGCTGCCGGTGTGCATGATCCCCAACTGCGCCGCCACCCGTCACGCCCACTTCGTGCTCGACGGCTCCGGCCCGGCGTCGCTGGAAGCGCCACCGCTGGACGCCTACCCGCAAATCGTCTGGGAAGCCGGCCCGTCGGCCCGTCGCGTCAACCTCGACACCCTGACCCCGGAAGACGTGCAGAGCTGGAAGCCGGGCGAAACCGTGCTGCTCAACGGCAAGATGCTCACCGGTCGCGACGCTGCGCACAAGCGCATGGTCGAGATGCTGAACAAAGGTGAAACCCTGCCGGTGGACCTCAAGGGTCGCTTCATCTATTACGTCGGCCCGGTTGATCCGGTGCGCGAAGAAGTGGTTGGCCCTGCCGGTCCGACAACTGCTACGCGGATGGACAAGTTCACCCGTCAGATCCTCGAGCAAACCGGCCTGCTGGGCATGATCGGCAAATCCGAGCGCGGCCCGACCGCGATCGAAGCGATCAAGGACCACAAAGCCGTGTACCTGATGGCCGTCGGCGGCGCGGCTTACCTGGTGGCGCAAGCCATCAAGAAATCCCGCGTTGTCGCGTTCGCCGAACTGGGGATGGAAGCCATCTACGAGTTCGACGTCAAGGACATGCCGGTCACCGTTGCGGTGGACAGCAAGGGTGAGTCGGTACACATCACCG